Proteins encoded by one window of Fischerella sp. PCC 9605:
- a CDS encoding MerC domain-containing protein, protein MHSGRMQRLMDKTAIALSTACAIHCLFLPVVIVMLPALASTSLGGESFHRFLLWFVFPISVLALTQGCRRHKDRVVLTSGVLGLALLLVTAIAGHHVLSEEGERIATVLGATALAFGHVRNYRLCRKSKCSV, encoded by the coding sequence GAGATTGATGGACAAGACTGCGATCGCACTTTCCACCGCGTGTGCAATCCATTGTCTGTTCTTACCAGTTGTCATAGTCATGCTTCCCGCACTGGCAAGTACTTCTCTTGGTGGCGAAAGCTTTCACCGTTTTCTGCTGTGGTTCGTCTTTCCCATCAGTGTGTTGGCTTTGACACAGGGTTGTCGTCGCCATAAGGATCGAGTTGTGCTCACGTCTGGTGTCTTGGGGTTGGCGCTTCTTCTCGTAACCGCAATTGCTGGACACCACGTCCTGAGTGAAGAGGGTGAGCGTATTGCTACGGTCTTAGGAGCAACAGCTTTGGCGTTTGGACATGTTCGTAACTATAGGTTATGCCGCAAGAGTAAATGCAGCGTCTAA